A genomic region of Rhodococcus pyridinivorans contains the following coding sequences:
- a CDS encoding RNA polymerase sigma factor, which yields MDEAELIERCRAGDRAAFAELVAPSRERVWAVCVRITGNRHDAEDALQDALVAAWQNLGRFRGTAASGTWLYRIASNAALAVVRTRRGEVLDERLGDEYVSGETPLAESVVDGDVVRRAFLLLPEQFRVVIVLREYAQLGYAEIATHQGVGVQTVKSRIRRARMQLADLLSPELLGAEEVALRPTVGYADTEGTEPPRTTRKDEQ from the coding sequence ATGGACGAAGCCGAGTTGATCGAGCGGTGCCGGGCAGGCGATCGGGCAGCGTTCGCCGAGCTCGTCGCACCGTCACGGGAACGCGTGTGGGCGGTCTGCGTCCGGATCACAGGAAACCGGCACGACGCCGAAGATGCACTGCAGGATGCGCTGGTCGCGGCGTGGCAGAATCTCGGCAGATTCCGTGGCACAGCAGCATCCGGAACGTGGTTGTATCGCATCGCGAGCAATGCGGCGCTCGCTGTCGTGCGGACGCGACGTGGTGAGGTCCTCGACGAACGGCTCGGGGACGAATACGTCTCCGGGGAAACGCCTCTCGCCGAGAGCGTGGTCGACGGTGATGTGGTCCGGCGAGCTTTTCTCCTTCTCCCCGAACAGTTTCGGGTTGTCATCGTGTTGCGTGAGTATGCGCAGCTCGGTTACGCCGAGATCGCAACGCACCAGGGCGTGGGTGTGCAGACGGTGAAGAGCCGGATCAGGCGTGCCCGTATGCAACTCGCCGATCTACTGAGTCCGGAACTGCTCGGCGCCGAAGAGGTTGCCCTCCGACCGACGGTCGGGTACGCCGACACGGAGGGCACCGAACCGCCGAGGACAACCCGGAAGGATGAGCAATGA
- a CDS encoding putative transporter small subunit yields the protein MSTLALTVYVLIWPVLVAGVLAALCRGFFKEWLQARRDGEDLI from the coding sequence ATGAGCACGCTCGCACTGACCGTCTACGTCCTGATCTGGCCCGTACTCGTCGCCGGTGTGCTGGCGGCGCTCTGCCGCGGGTTCTTCAAGGAGTGGCTGCAGGCCCGACGGGACGGCGAGGATCTGATCTGA
- the uvrB gene encoding excinuclease ABC subunit UvrB produces MAFASEHPVVAHSEFRPVGEIERTEARFEVVSEYEPAGDQPAAIDELERRLRAGEKDVVLLGATGTGKSATTAWLIERVQRPTLVMAPNKTLAAQLANELRDMLPNNAVEYFVSYYDYYQPEAYIAQTDTYIEKDSSINDDVERLRHSATSSLLSRRDVVVVASVSCIYGLGTPQSYLDRSIQLEVGVEVPRDALLRLLVDVQYARNDMAFTRGSFRVKGDTVDIIPAYEELAVRIEFFGDEIDALYYLHPLTGDVVRKVDSLRIFPATHYVAGPERMERAVASIEAELEERLADLENRGKLLEAQRLRMRTQYDIEMIRQVGFCSGIENYSRHIDGRPAGSAPATLIDYFPEDFLLVIDESHVTVPQIGAMYEGDMSRKRNLVDFGFRLPSAVDNRPLTWEEFAARIGQTVYLSATPGPYELGQTGGEFVEQVIRPTGLVDPQVVVKPTKGQIDDLVHEIRERAERDERVLVTTLTKKMAEDLTDYLLELGIRVRYLHSDIDTLRRVELLRQLRLGEYDVLVGINLLREGLDLPEVSLVAILDADKEGFLRSTTSLIQTIGRAARNVSGEVHMYADKITDSMARAIEETERRREKQIAYNTEHGLDPKPLRKKIADILDQVYQEAEDTEAVEVGGSGRNASRGRRAQGESGRAVSSGVVEGRDTSTMPRAELADLVQQLTDQMMQAARDLQFELAARLRDEISDLKKELRGMDAAGLK; encoded by the coding sequence ATGGCGTTCGCAAGTGAGCATCCCGTCGTCGCACACTCCGAGTTCCGGCCGGTGGGTGAGATCGAGCGCACCGAGGCCCGTTTCGAGGTCGTCAGCGAGTACGAACCGGCCGGCGATCAGCCGGCCGCCATCGACGAGCTCGAGCGCCGGCTGAGGGCGGGGGAGAAGGACGTCGTCCTGCTCGGTGCCACCGGTACCGGCAAGTCCGCCACCACCGCGTGGCTCATCGAACGCGTCCAGCGACCCACCCTCGTGATGGCGCCCAACAAGACCCTGGCCGCGCAGCTCGCCAACGAGCTGCGAGACATGTTGCCCAACAACGCAGTCGAGTACTTCGTCTCGTACTACGACTACTACCAACCCGAGGCGTACATCGCGCAGACCGACACCTACATCGAGAAGGACTCGTCGATCAACGACGACGTCGAGCGGCTGCGGCACTCCGCCACCTCGTCGCTGCTGTCCCGCCGCGACGTCGTGGTGGTCGCGTCCGTCTCGTGCATCTACGGTCTCGGTACCCCGCAGTCCTATCTCGACCGGTCCATCCAGCTCGAGGTCGGTGTGGAGGTGCCGCGCGACGCGCTGCTGCGCCTGCTCGTCGACGTCCAGTACGCCCGCAACGACATGGCGTTCACCCGCGGATCGTTCCGCGTCAAGGGCGACACCGTCGACATCATCCCCGCCTACGAGGAACTCGCCGTGCGGATCGAGTTCTTCGGCGACGAGATCGACGCGCTGTACTACCTGCATCCGCTCACCGGCGACGTCGTGCGCAAGGTCGACTCCCTGCGCATCTTCCCGGCCACCCACTACGTCGCCGGTCCCGAGCGCATGGAACGCGCCGTCGCGAGCATCGAGGCCGAGCTCGAGGAGCGCCTGGCCGATCTGGAGAACCGCGGCAAGCTGCTCGAGGCGCAGCGTCTGCGCATGCGCACCCAGTACGACATCGAGATGATCCGGCAGGTCGGCTTCTGCTCCGGCATCGAGAACTACTCCCGCCACATCGACGGGCGCCCCGCCGGATCCGCGCCCGCGACGCTCATCGATTACTTCCCGGAGGACTTCCTCCTGGTCATCGACGAGTCGCACGTCACCGTGCCGCAGATCGGTGCGATGTACGAGGGCGACATGTCGCGCAAGCGCAACCTCGTCGACTTCGGTTTCCGTCTCCCGTCGGCGGTCGACAACCGGCCACTGACCTGGGAGGAGTTCGCCGCCCGCATCGGGCAGACGGTCTACCTGTCGGCCACCCCCGGCCCGTACGAGCTCGGACAGACAGGTGGCGAGTTCGTCGAGCAGGTCATCCGGCCCACCGGCCTCGTCGACCCGCAGGTCGTCGTCAAGCCCACCAAGGGGCAGATCGACGATCTCGTGCACGAGATCCGCGAACGTGCCGAGCGCGACGAACGCGTCCTCGTCACCACCCTCACCAAGAAGATGGCCGAGGACCTCACCGACTACCTGCTCGAACTCGGTATCCGGGTGCGCTATCTGCACTCCGACATCGACACCCTGCGCCGCGTCGAACTGCTGCGACAACTGCGCCTGGGCGAATACGACGTGCTCGTCGGCATCAACCTGCTCCGCGAGGGTCTCGACCTCCCCGAGGTGTCGTTGGTGGCGATCCTCGACGCCGACAAGGAAGGCTTCCTACGGTCGACGACCTCGCTGATCCAGACCATCGGCCGCGCGGCCCGCAACGTCTCGGGTGAAGTGCACATGTACGCCGACAAGATCACCGACTCGATGGCGCGGGCCATCGAGGAGACCGAACGGCGGCGCGAGAAGCAGATCGCCTACAACACCGAACACGGTCTCGATCCGAAGCCGCTGCGCAAGAAGATCGCCGACATCCTCGACCAGGTCTATCAGGAGGCCGAGGACACCGAGGCCGTCGAGGTGGGCGGCTCCGGCCGCAACGCTTCGCGTGGTCGCCGAGCCCAGGGCGAGTCCGGACGGGCCGTCAGCTCCGGTGTCGTGGAAGGTCGCGACAC
- a CDS encoding LLM class flavin-dependent oxidoreductase, with the protein MQFGIFTIGDVTRDPTTGRVPTEHERIVAMTKIALKAEEVGLDVFASGEHHNPPFVPSSPTTMLGWIAARTEKLILSTATTLITTNDPVKIAEDFAMLQHLSRGRVDLMMGRGNTGPVYPWFGKDIRQGIPLAIENYHLLRRLWRERVVDWEGKFRTPLHGYTSTPWPLDDTPPFVWHGSIRSSEIAEQAAFYGDGFFHNNIFWNKEHIQQMIALYRQRFEQYGHGAADQAVVGLGGQVFMAETEAEAKRIFRPYFDNAPVYGHGPSLEDFSTMTPLTVGTPEQVVERTLGFADYAGDYQRQLFLMDHAGLPLDVVLEQIEILGREVVPVLRAEFERRRPAHVPSDPPTHSTLAAQGADSAHRQVIPARVDLVPEEVDAR; encoded by the coding sequence GTGCAGTTCGGCATCTTCACCATCGGCGACGTCACGCGCGACCCCACGACGGGCCGGGTCCCCACCGAACATGAGCGCATCGTCGCGATGACGAAGATCGCGCTGAAGGCCGAGGAGGTGGGCCTGGACGTCTTCGCGTCCGGCGAGCACCACAATCCCCCCTTCGTCCCGTCCTCGCCGACGACGATGCTCGGCTGGATCGCCGCGAGGACCGAGAAGCTCATCCTCTCGACCGCGACCACCCTCATCACCACCAACGACCCGGTGAAGATCGCCGAGGACTTCGCGATGCTCCAGCACCTGTCCCGCGGCCGCGTCGACCTCATGATGGGACGCGGGAACACCGGACCGGTCTACCCGTGGTTCGGCAAGGACATCCGGCAGGGCATCCCGCTCGCCATCGAGAACTACCACCTGCTGCGACGGCTCTGGCGCGAACGCGTCGTCGACTGGGAGGGCAAGTTCCGCACACCGCTGCACGGCTACACCTCCACCCCGTGGCCGCTCGACGACACCCCGCCCTTCGTCTGGCACGGTTCCATCCGTTCGTCCGAGATCGCGGAACAGGCCGCCTTCTACGGCGACGGCTTCTTCCACAACAACATCTTCTGGAACAAGGAACACATCCAGCAGATGATCGCTCTCTACCGGCAGCGGTTCGAGCAGTACGGTCACGGTGCCGCAGACCAGGCCGTCGTCGGGCTCGGTGGCCAGGTGTTCATGGCGGAGACCGAGGCCGAGGCGAAACGGATCTTCCGTCCCTATTTCGACAACGCCCCCGTCTACGGCCACGGCCCGTCGCTCGAGGATTTCTCGACGATGACACCGCTGACCGTCGGCACACCCGAGCAGGTCGTCGAACGCACGCTCGGTTTCGCCGACTACGCCGGCGACTATCAGCGTCAGCTGTTCCTCATGGACCACGCCGGCCTGCCGCTCGACGTCGTGCTCGAGCAGATCGAGATCCTCGGCCGGGAGGTCGTGCCGGTACTGCGAGCGGAATTCGAACGCCGCCGCCCCGCCCACGTGCCGTCCGACCCGCCCACACACAGCACGCTCGCCGCGCAGGGAGCCGACTCGGCGCACCGTCAGGTGATCCCGGCCCGCGTCGACCTCGTGCCGGAAGAGGTGGACGCCCGATGA
- a CDS encoding DUF402 domain-containing protein: MHPVSATPHPVKTEIFDVATKTNIDPKGFARAVDEYRVEEWGLYMARSSDHPQFHYLESWLLPDLRLRASIFHFTPGNERDQDRYVDVGEFRRDGDVWYSHDHYLDLIVRTGRDTTVEDIDELVVAVTTGMIDAAAAETAIDTALRAVDGIAAHGHDLDAWLRERGAPVSWR; this comes from the coding sequence GTGCATCCCGTGTCCGCGACCCCGCATCCCGTGAAGACCGAGATCTTCGACGTCGCCACGAAGACCAACATCGACCCCAAGGGCTTCGCGCGGGCTGTCGACGAGTACCGCGTCGAGGAGTGGGGGCTGTACATGGCGCGATCGTCCGACCACCCGCAGTTCCACTATCTCGAATCGTGGTTGCTGCCGGACCTGCGTCTGCGGGCCTCGATCTTCCATTTCACGCCGGGCAACGAACGCGACCAGGACCGCTACGTCGACGTCGGTGAGTTTCGGCGCGACGGCGACGTCTGGTACTCCCACGACCACTATCTCGACCTGATCGTCCGCACGGGCCGCGACACGACGGTCGAGGACATCGACGAACTGGTGGTCGCAGTCACCACCGGGATGATCGACGCGGCGGCGGCCGAGACGGCGATCGACACGGCACTGCGGGCGGTGGACGGCATCGCCGCGCACGGCCACGACCTCGACGCGTGGCTGCGGGAGCGGGGCGCGCCCGTCTCCTGGCGCTGA
- a CDS encoding LuxR C-terminal-related transcriptional regulator: MLVLTTFGDDELVLAALRAGARGYLLEDVTLEQLARAVRTLEEGGTLVAPSITDRLLRAIRSAPQPDDTPVVQELTERELEVLRLMAEGFGNRMIADVLFLAEGTVKNHVSSILLELGARDRTNAVLRAVREGILR, from the coding sequence GTGCTCGTGCTCACGACCTTCGGCGACGACGAACTCGTGCTCGCGGCCCTACGTGCCGGAGCCCGGGGATATCTCCTCGAGGACGTCACGCTCGAGCAACTCGCCCGTGCGGTACGGACCCTCGAGGAGGGTGGCACGCTCGTCGCCCCCTCGATCACCGACCGGTTGCTGCGCGCGATCCGCTCCGCTCCACAGCCCGACGACACCCCGGTCGTGCAGGAGTTGACCGAACGTGAACTCGAGGTGCTGCGGTTGATGGCCGAGGGCTTCGGCAACCGCATGATCGCCGACGTGCTGTTCCTGGCCGAGGGCACCGTGAAGAACCACGTGTCGTCGATCCTGCTCGAGCTCGGCGCCCGGGACCGCACGAATGCGGTCCTCCGAGCCGTGCGGGAGGGAATCCTGCGGTGA
- a CDS encoding sodium:solute symporter family protein, with translation MNGTELVQFSAATIVALLVIFYGGTLLVSARIGKKDENADGYMTAGNKVGFGVSAASMTATWIWASSLYASATSGYTYGISGPIHYGLWGALMILFIYPFGKRIRAVAPKAHTLAEVMFARHGRSSQLMLAGSNLVGSLISLMSNFIAGGVLISLISPFGFVQGVVFIAAGVLLYTLWSGFRASVLTDFMQVVAMLGAVVVIIPAVFFITGFPDAFDGGSGNLTDQQSDFFSSDAFLNQGAPYIAAVLAYAIGNQTIAQRLFAVREDLIKPTFVTATIGYGATVIGVGMFGVLALYLGIDPMDGDVNNIVPQMVASFLPTALVVVFFVMIIGALSSTADSDLSALSSIVMADIYGQNIAGGTRNADPKRMLFIGRATMVVATAAAVAFASMRLSILDLLVFVGALWGALVFPVIASFYWHKVTNKAFTTSVLVALAAFLPVRFGWFPMDGVLAWTVDIASVVGVGVIAGLMAFGFFGLRAARVIGVVAAGVVAPFALGSVHDYAVLSASLVAYAVSTVVCWAMSVNSDENFDFEVIAQRVGDFDVAADDVTPETDPDSPNAPASANVPASPNVPASAKTPASETDAAATTPEKENR, from the coding sequence GTGAACGGCACCGAGCTCGTTCAGTTCAGCGCCGCGACGATCGTTGCCCTGCTCGTAATCTTCTACGGCGGAACGCTTCTCGTCTCCGCCCGAATCGGGAAGAAGGACGAGAACGCCGACGGCTACATGACCGCCGGCAACAAGGTCGGTTTCGGGGTGTCGGCGGCCAGCATGACCGCCACCTGGATCTGGGCGTCCTCGCTGTACGCGTCGGCGACCTCCGGATACACCTACGGCATCTCCGGCCCGATCCACTACGGGCTGTGGGGCGCGTTGATGATCCTGTTCATCTACCCCTTCGGGAAGCGCATCCGCGCGGTCGCCCCGAAAGCACACACCCTCGCCGAGGTCATGTTCGCCCGGCACGGGCGGTCGAGCCAGCTCATGCTGGCCGGTTCGAATCTCGTCGGCAGCCTCATCAGCCTGATGTCCAACTTCATCGCCGGCGGTGTGCTCATCTCGCTGATCTCGCCGTTCGGCTTCGTCCAGGGTGTCGTCTTCATCGCCGCCGGTGTGCTGCTCTACACCCTGTGGTCCGGCTTCCGAGCGTCCGTGCTCACCGACTTCATGCAGGTCGTGGCGATGCTCGGTGCGGTCGTTGTCATCATCCCGGCGGTCTTCTTCATCACCGGCTTCCCCGACGCGTTCGACGGTGGTTCCGGGAACCTCACCGACCAGCAGAGCGACTTCTTCTCCAGCGATGCCTTCCTGAACCAGGGCGCGCCGTACATCGCCGCCGTGCTCGCGTACGCCATCGGCAACCAGACGATCGCGCAGCGCCTGTTCGCGGTGCGGGAGGATCTCATCAAGCCCACCTTCGTCACCGCGACGATCGGCTACGGCGCCACTGTCATCGGCGTCGGCATGTTCGGTGTGCTCGCGCTGTACCTGGGCATCGACCCGATGGACGGCGACGTCAACAACATCGTGCCGCAGATGGTGGCGTCCTTCCTGCCCACGGCTCTGGTCGTCGTGTTCTTCGTCATGATCATCGGTGCGCTGTCGTCCACGGCCGATTCCGATCTGTCGGCGCTGTCGTCGATCGTCATGGCCGACATCTACGGCCAGAACATCGCCGGCGGCACCCGCAATGCCGATCCCAAGCGGATGCTCTTCATCGGGCGCGCCACGATGGTCGTCGCGACCGCAGCCGCCGTGGCGTTCGCGAGCATGAGATTGAGCATCCTCGACCTGCTCGTGTTCGTCGGCGCGCTCTGGGGTGCGCTGGTCTTCCCCGTCATCGCGAGCTTCTACTGGCACAAGGTCACCAACAAGGCGTTCACGACGTCGGTGCTCGTCGCCCTGGCAGCGTTCCTGCCGGTGCGTTTCGGGTGGTTCCCGATGGACGGGGTGCTCGCCTGGACGGTGGACATCGCATCGGTCGTCGGTGTCGGCGTGATCGCGGGTCTGATGGCATTCGGCTTCTTCGGACTCCGGGCCGCACGCGTCATCGGTGTCGTCGCCGCGGGGGTCGTGGCGCCCTTCGCGCTCGGCTCGGTCCACGACTACGCCGTGCTCAGCGCCTCGCTCGTCGCCTACGCGGTCAGCACGGTCGTGTGCTGGGCGATGTCCGTGAACTCCGACGAGAACTTCGACTTCGAGGTCATCGCGCAGCGTGTCGGTGACTTCGACGTGGCTGCGGACGACGTGACACCCGAAACCGACCCTGACTCCCCGAACGCCCCTGCCTCGGCGAACGTCCCTGCCTCGCCGAACGTCCCTGCCTCGGCGAAAACCCCTGCGTCCGAGACGGACGCCGCGGCGACCACTCCGGAGAAGGAGAACCGATGA